In the genome of Drosophila subpulchrella strain 33 F10 #4 breed RU33 chromosome 2L, RU_Dsub_v1.1 Primary Assembly, whole genome shotgun sequence, one region contains:
- the LOC119548229 gene encoding uncharacterized protein LOC119548229: MESYTFVLLLLIGCLIIGCCMAAPQGCNGGFYSTNGNLVIDINRIQDHLNCVNRQHQNRG, encoded by the coding sequence ATGGAATCGTACACCTTTGTTTTACTGCTGCTAATTGGCTGCCTGATTATTGGATGTTGCATGGCTGCGCCTCAAGGATGCAATGGCGGCTTTTATTCCACCAACGGCAACCTGGTGATCGACATAAACAGAATTCAGGATCACCTCAACTGTGTCAACCGGCAGCACCAAAATCGTGGATAA